CTCTGCATGAGCTCCTTCTCCGACCTCGGCATCACCGGACTCATCGAGCTCGCCCCCGCCGGCGCCCTCACCGGTCTCGCCAAGCGCGGCCTCCGCGGCACGCCCGCAGTGGCCGTCAAGACACCAGAAGATCTCGACGCAGCGGTTCAGCTGCTGAACGGAGCAGCAGCATGACCGCAACGCTGAAGCAGGCGACCGGCCCGCAGTTCACTCGAATTCTTTCGTTCGGCGCTGCGCGCGGCGAGAATGCCGTGCCGAACGACGACCTCATCGGGCCGATCGATTCCAGCGACGAGTGGATCCGCCAGCGCACCGGCATCATCACACGTGCACGCGCGGTCAAGGAGACCGACGCGATCGACCTCGCCGCTATCGCTGGGGCCGAAGCCATCGAGAAGTCAGGTGTCGCGGCATCCGACGTAGACCTCGTGATCGTGGCGACCATCAGCAACCCCAAGCAGTCGCCATCAGTGTCCGCCATCGTCGCCGACCGCGTCGGCTCGAACCCTGCCGCAGCGTACGACATCAATGCCGCATGCGCGGGCTACGCCTATGCGATCGCTCAGGCCGACGCGCTCATCCGCGCCGGTGCCGCGCGCTACGCCCTCGTGATCGGCACCGAGAAGCTCTCCGATGTCGTCGACCCGGCCGACCGAAGCATCTCGTTCCTCCTCGGCGACGGCGCAGGCGCGGCACTGATCGGTCCGAGCGAGACGCCTGGTATCGCACCCGCCGTCTGGGGATCAGATGGTTCGAAAGCGGATGCCGTCGGCATGAACGGCACACTCACCCAGTTCCGCGACGGCGAAGTGCCGTGGCCGACACTCCGCCAGGAAGGGCCGACGGTGTTCCGCTGGGCCGTCTGGGAGATGGCCAAGGTCGCGCGCGAGGCCCTCGAAGTCGCAGGAGTCGAAGCAGCGGACCTCGCCGCCTTCATCCCGCATCAGGCCAACATGCGCATCATCGACGAATTCGCGAAGCAGCTGAAGCTGCCGGAGACGACGGTCATCGCGCGTGACATCGAGACCACGGGCAACACTTCGGCGGCATCGATCCCGCTCGCGAGCCATCGTCTGATGGCCGAGCATCCCGAGCTGTCCGGCGGACTCGCACTGCAGATCGGCTTCGGCGCCGGCCTGGTGTTCGCCGCGCAGGTCGTCGTCCTCCCCTGATCACGTCCGCCGATTGCCTAAACTGTTCATCGGTTCCGAATACAACCCGCAAGAAAGAGGAAAACCACATGGCTTTCACCAACGATGAGGTCCTCGCCGGCCTCTCCGAGCTGATCACCGACGAGACCGGCATCGACGGCTCCGAGGTCGCGCTCGAGAAGTCCTTCACGGACGACCTCGACATCGACTCGATCTCGATGATGACGATCGTCGTCAACGCCGAGGAGAAGTTCGGCGTCACCATCCCCGACGACGAGGTCAAGAACCTCAAGACCGTCGGCGACGCCGTCAACTTCATCGTCGCCGGCCAGGCGTAAGACCTGACGGATGCCACCCTCGCGTTCAGCGGGGCGTGGCATCCTCTGCCTTCCCCCTCCCGAGACCGCTCTCGTCCCTTTCGACAGGAACCACACCCAATGACCAAGCGCATCGTCGTCACCGGTATCGGCGCCACTTCCGCCATCGGCGGCACAGCTCCCGAGAACTGGACCAACCTGCTGGCCGGCATGTCCGGAGGCCGCACTCTCGAACATGAGTGGGTCGCAGAGCTCGAGCTGCCGGTCACCTTCGCCGCAGAGGCGATCGTCCGTCCCGAAGAAGTTCTCGCACGACCAGTTGCCAAGCGCCTCGATCCTTCCTCGCAGTTCGCGCTGATCGCGGCCATGGAGGCGTGGGAGGACGCCGGCTCTCCCGATGTCGATCCAGAACGCCTCGGCGTCGACTTCGCCACCGGCATCGGCGGCGTGTGGACACTGTTGGATGCCTGGGACACGCTTCGCGAGAAGGGCCCGCGCCGTGTCATGCCGATGACGGTGCCGATGCTCATGCCGAACTCGGCCGCCGGCAACCTGTCCCTCCACTTCACCGCGCGCGCCTTCGCCCGCACCGTCGCCTCCGCCTGCGCATCGAGCACTGAATCGCTCGTGAACGCATACGAACACCTGCAGTCGGGGCTCGCCGATGTCGTGATCGCCGGCGGAACCGAATCGGCAATCCACCCGATCACGATCGCGTCGTTCACGTCGATGCAGGCGCTGTCGCGTCGCAACGATGATCCCGCCACCGCTTCCCGCCCGTACTCGGAGGACCGTGACGGCTTCGTGATGGGCGAAGGCGCGGCAGTGCTCATCCTCGAGACCGAGGAGCACGCCAAGGCCCGCGGCGCGAAGATCTACGCCGAACTCGTCGGCGGTGGCGTCACCGCAGACGCCTTCCACATCACCGCCAACGCACCAGAAGGCGCCGCACGTGCCGTGAAGCTCGCGCTGGAAGCAGCCGGACGCACACCGGACGAAATCACCCATATCAACGCACACGCGACGTCGACCCCGGTCGGCGACCCAAATGAGTACGCCGCGCTGAAGAGCGTCATCGGTGACCGCGTGCATGACATCCCGGTGTCGGCGACCAAGGCATCCACCGGCCACCTGCTCGGTGGCACCGGCGCGCTCGAGGCGATCTTCACGATCCTCGCGATCCAGAACCGCGTCGCTCCCCCGACGATCAACCTCACCACGCAGGACCCGGAGATCCCCCTG
The DNA window shown above is from Microbacterium murale and carries:
- a CDS encoding beta-ketoacyl-ACP synthase III; its protein translation is MTATLKQATGPQFTRILSFGAARGENAVPNDDLIGPIDSSDEWIRQRTGIITRARAVKETDAIDLAAIAGAEAIEKSGVAASDVDLVIVATISNPKQSPSVSAIVADRVGSNPAAAYDINAACAGYAYAIAQADALIRAGAARYALVIGTEKLSDVVDPADRSISFLLGDGAGAALIGPSETPGIAPAVWGSDGSKADAVGMNGTLTQFRDGEVPWPTLRQEGPTVFRWAVWEMAKVAREALEVAGVEAADLAAFIPHQANMRIIDEFAKQLKLPETTVIARDIETTGNTSAASIPLASHRLMAEHPELSGGLALQIGFGAGLVFAAQVVVLP
- a CDS encoding acyl carrier protein; translation: MAFTNDEVLAGLSELITDETGIDGSEVALEKSFTDDLDIDSISMMTIVVNAEEKFGVTIPDDEVKNLKTVGDAVNFIVAGQA
- a CDS encoding beta-ketoacyl-[acyl-carrier-protein] synthase family protein: MTKRIVVTGIGATSAIGGTAPENWTNLLAGMSGGRTLEHEWVAELELPVTFAAEAIVRPEEVLARPVAKRLDPSSQFALIAAMEAWEDAGSPDVDPERLGVDFATGIGGVWTLLDAWDTLREKGPRRVMPMTVPMLMPNSAAGNLSLHFTARAFARTVASACASSTESLVNAYEHLQSGLADVVIAGGTESAIHPITIASFTSMQALSRRNDDPATASRPYSEDRDGFVMGEGAAVLILETEEHAKARGAKIYAELVGGGVTADAFHITANAPEGAARAVKLALEAAGRTPDEITHINAHATSTPVGDPNEYAALKSVIGDRVHDIPVSATKASTGHLLGGTGALEAIFTILAIQNRVAPPTINLTTQDPEIPLHVSGDAQSLGDGPQLAISNSFGFGGHNAVAAFASYDD